Proteins from one Brevibacillus humidisoli genomic window:
- the aroA gene encoding 3-phosphoshikimate 1-carboxyvinyltransferase yields MLRVTKADKIEGTVRVPGDKSISHRAVMFGSLAEGKTTISGFLPGADCLSTIDCFRRMGITIEQQGDQVTVYGKGWYGLKEPDQRLDVGNSGTTIRLMTGIMATQPFHSVLEGDESIAKRPMRRVVGPLREMGAKIDGRQNGEYTPLAIRGGKLNGISYRSPVASAQVKSAILLAGLQADGTTSVEEPHLSRDHTERMLKAFGIDVRHEGSRVSVSGGQTLKGRDIFVPGDISSAAFLIAAVMMVPDSSLVIEQVGINPTRTGIIDAVQAMGGRLEIVNERLINEEPVADLHVFHSELRGTVIEGDLIPRLIDEIPVIAVMAAQANGRTVIRDAQELKVKETDRIATVASQLAKFGASVTPTEDGLVIEGGKSLVGAEIDSMGDHRIGMAMAIAGLAAEGETTIANAEAINVSFPGFAETLERITR; encoded by the coding sequence GTGTTGCGCGTCACTAAAGCAGACAAAATAGAAGGAACGGTACGTGTTCCGGGAGACAAATCGATTTCCCATCGGGCCGTGATGTTTGGTTCGCTTGCGGAGGGGAAAACGACGATCAGCGGCTTTTTGCCGGGAGCCGATTGTCTGAGTACGATCGACTGTTTTCGCCGGATGGGTATTACTATCGAACAGCAGGGGGATCAGGTCACCGTTTACGGCAAGGGCTGGTACGGTCTCAAAGAGCCAGACCAGCGACTGGATGTAGGCAACTCTGGAACGACCATCCGACTGATGACCGGGATTATGGCTACACAGCCGTTTCACTCGGTGTTGGAAGGTGATGAATCGATTGCCAAGCGACCCATGCGTCGTGTCGTGGGACCGCTTCGCGAAATGGGAGCAAAGATCGACGGGCGTCAGAACGGGGAATATACGCCGCTTGCCATCCGCGGCGGCAAGCTGAACGGCATATCCTACCGTTCGCCGGTTGCCAGTGCACAGGTGAAATCGGCGATCCTGTTGGCTGGACTGCAAGCCGACGGAACGACCAGTGTCGAAGAACCGCACCTATCGCGTGATCACACTGAGCGAATGCTCAAAGCCTTTGGGATTGATGTCCGTCATGAGGGAAGCCGGGTATCTGTCAGCGGTGGACAAACGTTAAAAGGTCGAGATATCTTTGTACCCGGCGACATTTCCTCTGCTGCTTTTCTGATCGCCGCAGTGATGATGGTGCCGGACAGTTCATTGGTAATCGAACAGGTAGGGATCAACCCGACCCGAACGGGGATTATCGATGCGGTTCAGGCGATGGGGGGGCGGCTGGAAATTGTCAACGAACGTCTGATCAATGAAGAGCCGGTCGCAGACCTGCACGTATTTCACTCAGAACTGAGAGGAACCGTGATCGAAGGAGACCTGATTCCGCGTTTGATCGACGAGATTCCGGTTATCGCGGTTATGGCTGCGCAAGCCAACGGACGGACGGTGATCCGTGACGCTCAAGAGCTTAAAGTAAAAGAGACGGATCGCATCGCTACCGTTGCTTCTCAGCTAGCCAAGTTTGGCGCCTCCGTCACGCCGACCGAGGATGGATTGGTGATCGAGGGAGGCAAATCGCTGGTCGGTGCCGAGATCGACAGCATGGGGGATCATCGGATCGGCATGGCCATGGCGATAGCCGGACTTGCAGCGGAGGGCGAGACGACCATCGCCAACGCGGAAGCGATCAACGTATCCTTTCCCGGATTTGCCGAAACGTTGGAGCGGATCACACGCTAA
- the trpA gene encoding tryptophan synthase subunit alpha: MIGVENRIDRLFAKQRQKHFIPFITVGDPSLDVSFRLVQALVEAGASLIELGVPYSDPLADGPTIQRASLRSLAAKTSIRDVVQFVGRLRQAGIEIPLVLFSYYNPVMQYGIEQFFADMREQGADGIVIPDLPVEENEPVVEAAKAHGLHVISLVAPTSEQRIAMIGQQASGFLYCVSSLGVTGARVSLREDLAQFLASVRANTTVPIAVGFGISTPEQVRQVADHADGVIVGSAIVQEIERNLSLLTDDKQQAEGIANIKTFVQSLVSALK; encoded by the coding sequence ATGATAGGGGTTGAGAATCGTATCGACCGTCTCTTTGCCAAACAACGACAAAAACATTTCATCCCATTCATCACTGTTGGCGATCCGTCCCTGGACGTCTCCTTCCGGTTGGTTCAGGCGTTGGTGGAAGCTGGAGCGTCACTGATTGAACTGGGAGTGCCTTATTCCGATCCACTGGCTGATGGACCGACCATTCAGCGCGCTTCTCTGCGATCGTTGGCGGCGAAGACGAGCATTCGCGACGTGGTCCAGTTTGTCGGACGTTTGCGTCAGGCTGGGATTGAGATCCCGCTTGTGCTGTTCAGCTACTACAATCCCGTCATGCAGTATGGCATTGAACAGTTTTTTGCCGATATGCGGGAGCAGGGCGCTGACGGCATTGTAATTCCCGATTTGCCGGTGGAGGAGAACGAACCTGTTGTTGAGGCGGCAAAGGCCCACGGCCTGCATGTGATCTCGCTGGTTGCTCCAACCTCGGAGCAGCGAATTGCCATGATCGGTCAGCAGGCCAGCGGATTTCTATACTGTGTCTCCTCGCTCGGCGTTACCGGGGCAAGGGTCTCTTTGCGGGAAGACTTGGCTCAGTTTCTGGCCAGCGTTCGGGCCAACACAACCGTTCCGATCGCTGTCGGTTTTGGCATCTCTACTCCGGAGCAGGTAAGGCAGGTAGCAGATCATGCGGACGGAGTCATCGTCGGGAGTGCGATCGTGCAAGAGATCGAGCGGAATCTGTCGCTTCTCACGGACGATAAGCAGCAGGCGGAAGGAATCGCCAACATAAAAACGTTTGTACAAAGCTTGGTCTCTGCGTTAAAATAA
- a CDS encoding ABC-ATPase domain-containing protein — MEQLQSLLKRLDGRGYKAYKEIHGTYRGQWFQLLIDHVQADPFAAPSRIRFTMKRDPERIGDDCLQSPWRRVASEDYLAREVAAAIRKAAPRREGMGKSGLIAIDAPGQEVLQRTAVKITEQTIEVRLSVGLPAAGRTILGHAAAQLLTQSVPSIVKQAIFEMDQKQMLYHLQLADQQQAIRQYLRERGWVSFVANGSILPRESGVSNRPLRSDRVIPFQSPASLEVEVPIPHQQEPLRGMAIPAGITLIVGGGYHGKSTLLKAIERGVYNHIPGDGREYVLTDQAAVRIRAEDGRNIEGVDISPFIQNLPFGQNTERFSTQDASGSTSQAANIIEAMELGCKLLLIDEDTSANNFMMRDAKMQRLVQKEKEPITPFIDRARQLYEQHGVSTILVLGGSGDYFGIADRVIMMDEYKAIDVTGEAKAIARENDDRKREGGSDFGQLTPRVPLPGSFPLDRRGRDRVDAKGRETILLGDQRIDLSAVEQLVDQSQTYAIAEMLRHIASRADGRMTLAQLIGQLFDQIEADGLESISRYVGRHPGDLALPRRFEVAAAINRLRSLHVTS; from the coding sequence ATGGAACAACTGCAATCGCTCCTCAAGCGTTTGGATGGCAGAGGCTACAAAGCATATAAGGAAATCCACGGCACATATCGCGGACAGTGGTTTCAACTGCTGATCGATCACGTTCAGGCCGATCCGTTTGCCGCTCCATCTCGGATCCGCTTCACAATGAAAAGAGATCCTGAACGAATTGGCGATGATTGTCTGCAGTCTCCGTGGAGGAGGGTTGCCTCGGAAGATTATCTGGCCAGAGAGGTGGCAGCGGCCATCCGAAAGGCAGCCCCACGTAGAGAAGGGATGGGAAAAAGCGGACTGATCGCAATCGATGCACCCGGTCAGGAAGTCCTGCAACGGACAGCAGTGAAGATTACGGAGCAGACCATTGAGGTCCGCCTGTCGGTCGGACTGCCGGCGGCCGGTCGGACGATTCTCGGTCATGCTGCTGCCCAATTGCTTACTCAATCGGTGCCGTCCATCGTCAAACAAGCGATCTTTGAGATGGATCAAAAACAAATGCTTTACCACCTGCAGTTGGCCGATCAGCAGCAAGCGATCCGCCAATATTTGCGTGAACGGGGGTGGGTCTCCTTCGTGGCAAACGGTTCGATCCTGCCGAGAGAGTCTGGCGTCAGCAACCGCCCGCTGCGCAGCGACCGGGTCATACCGTTTCAGTCGCCGGCCTCACTGGAAGTGGAAGTGCCAATACCTCACCAGCAGGAGCCGCTCCGAGGCATGGCCATTCCGGCAGGCATCACCCTGATTGTAGGTGGGGGATATCATGGCAAGAGCACGCTGCTAAAAGCAATCGAAAGAGGAGTGTACAACCACATTCCGGGCGATGGACGGGAGTATGTATTGACCGATCAGGCGGCCGTACGAATCAGAGCGGAAGACGGACGAAACATTGAGGGAGTGGACATCTCGCCCTTTATCCAAAATCTCCCTTTTGGTCAAAACACAGAACGGTTCTCCACACAGGATGCCAGCGGCAGCACCTCGCAGGCGGCCAACATTATCGAGGCGATGGAGTTGGGATGCAAGCTGCTCTTGATCGATGAAGACACCAGTGCCAACAACTTCATGATGCGTGACGCGAAAATGCAAAGGCTGGTCCAAAAAGAGAAAGAGCCGATTACGCCATTTATAGATAGAGCAAGACAGCTGTATGAACAGCACGGGGTGTCAACGATATTGGTCTTGGGTGGCTCGGGCGACTACTTTGGTATCGCAGATCGAGTGATCATGATGGATGAGTACAAGGCAATCGACGTAACAGGTGAGGCCAAGGCGATCGCTCGCGAAAACGATGACAGGAAGCGGGAGGGCGGTTCCGACTTTGGCCAGCTTACGCCACGTGTGCCGCTTCCTGGCAGTTTTCCGTTGGACCGCCGTGGCCGCGACAGAGTGGATGCCAAGGGGAGAGAGACGATCCTGTTGGGCGATCAACGCATTGATTTATCTGCGGTCGAGCAGTTGGTCGATCAGAGTCAGACGTACGCTATCGCTGAAATGCTGAGGCATATCGCCTCCCGCGCAGATGGCCGCATGACACTCGCCCAACTGATTGGACAGTTGTTTGATCAGATTGAAGCAGACGGTCTCGAATCGATTTCCCGTTATGTGGGCCGTCACCCCGGAGACCTGGCACTGCCGCGCAGGTTTGAAGTGGCCGCAGCTATAAATCGTCTGCGCAGCTTGCACGTAACCTCATAG
- a CDS encoding phosphoribosylanthranilate isomerase — MTCVKICGVRDAETLRLLSEQNVDYVGFVFAESRRRVSPQQVGEMLRQVPDHPPAVGVFVNPTREELDNVFEHALLQVIQLHGRESPDDCVRVRDRYHTAVWKAISVKDGEQLAAEVDRYRSCVDAFLFDTYDKVLAGGTGRRFSWERIPELAELAGSVPFFVAGGIDSVNVGRLLDAYGPQAIDISSGVETDGVKDHNKIQTFLERVREHDQDDGSQSDGA; from the coding sequence ATGACGTGTGTCAAAATTTGTGGGGTGCGCGATGCGGAGACGCTGCGGCTGCTTTCCGAACAGAACGTTGACTATGTTGGCTTTGTATTTGCCGAAAGCCGTCGACGGGTCTCCCCTCAGCAGGTTGGAGAGATGTTGAGACAAGTTCCGGATCATCCCCCTGCCGTCGGCGTATTTGTCAATCCGACGCGAGAAGAGCTGGACAACGTGTTCGAGCATGCCCTGCTGCAGGTGATACAACTGCACGGTCGAGAGTCGCCTGACGATTGTGTAAGGGTGCGAGATCGATATCATACCGCTGTGTGGAAGGCAATCAGTGTCAAGGACGGGGAGCAGTTGGCGGCAGAAGTGGACCGCTATCGTTCGTGTGTCGATGCGTTCTTGTTTGACACATACGACAAAGTGCTAGCCGGAGGAACGGGTCGTCGGTTTTCCTGGGAGCGGATTCCGGAGTTGGCTGAGTTGGCCGGAAGTGTTCCGTTCTTTGTCGCAGGGGGAATAGACAGCGTCAACGTCGGGAGACTGCTGGACGCCTACGGTCCGCAGGCGATTGACATCTCCAGTGGCGTGGAAACAGATGGCGTGAAAGATCACAATAAGATACAAACATTTCTGGAAAGGGTGAGAGAGCATGACCAAGATGACGGCAGCCAATCAGACGGTGCCTGA
- the trpC gene encoding indole-3-glycerol phosphate synthase TrpC, which produces MLRKIVETKQEEVARLKAATTQQKLLSRLESAPEPRPFRRSLLESTRPVSVIAEVKKASPSKGVIRADFDPLTIASRYTAASVEAISVLTDETYFQGSLAYLEQITQLTGVPVLRKDFLIDEWQLIQSRAHGADCILLIAAILDREQLHHFSQMARQLGMDTLIEVHNREELELVLDTVHPALLGINNRNLHTFETNLSTTAELMPLIPQGIPVVSESGVSQPEDIAFLQQIGVRAVLVGEHFMRQKDITQAVQRLVGERAPDPLGSFL; this is translated from the coding sequence ATGCTTCGTAAGATTGTCGAGACCAAACAGGAGGAAGTCGCCCGACTGAAAGCGGCCACCACCCAGCAGAAACTGCTTAGTCGGCTTGAGTCAGCCCCGGAACCTCGTCCATTTCGCCGTTCCTTGCTGGAGAGTACGAGGCCGGTCAGCGTGATTGCCGAGGTGAAGAAAGCGTCTCCCTCCAAGGGTGTGATCCGAGCCGATTTCGATCCGCTGACGATTGCCAGCAGGTACACCGCGGCTTCTGTCGAAGCGATATCCGTTCTTACTGACGAGACGTACTTCCAGGGGAGTCTTGCCTATCTGGAGCAGATCACCCAGTTGACAGGGGTACCCGTGCTTCGAAAAGACTTTCTGATTGACGAATGGCAGCTTATTCAGTCGCGTGCACACGGAGCCGACTGCATCCTCTTGATTGCCGCGATCCTGGATAGGGAGCAACTGCACCATTTTTCCCAGATGGCGAGACAGTTAGGTATGGATACATTAATTGAGGTGCACAACCGCGAAGAACTTGAGCTCGTTCTGGACACGGTACACCCTGCACTTCTTGGTATCAACAACCGTAATCTGCATACTTTTGAAACCAATCTGTCCACCACAGCGGAATTGATGCCGCTTATCCCGCAAGGAATCCCGGTTGTGAGCGAAAGCGGGGTCTCCCAGCCGGAAGATATCGCTTTTCTGCAGCAGATAGGGGTTCGGGCTGTTTTGGTTGGCGAACATTTTATGAGACAGAAGGATATTACGCAGGCTGTGCAGCGTTTGGTTGGAGAGAGAGCGCCTGACCCGCTCGGATCGTTCCTATGA
- the hisC gene encoding histidinol-phosphate transaminase has product MIPKQRILDVPIYQPGKPIDEVKRELGLTEVIKLASNENPFGCSPKVKEALAAELNTLAVYPDGGSMQLREELAAFLQVDPSQLIFGNGSDEIVLMISRAYLSEGTNTVMATPTFSQYRSNAKIEGAELIEVPLKDGVHDLDAMAEAINSQTRVVWVCNPNNPSGTIVTESELLAFLDKVPRDVLVVMDEAYYEYVVAEDYPQTIPLLDKYPNLIILRTFSKIYGLAALRIGYGVAHANIVGHLNHVREPFNTSSLAQAAARTALTDQEFVRSCREQNRINLKRMTDKFDELGLDYFPTQTNFVLVNMKEDSDVVFRKLLAQGLIVRSGNALGFPGYQRITVGTAEQNDKLLTAVETVVREALKQ; this is encoded by the coding sequence ATGATTCCGAAGCAGCGCATCCTCGACGTGCCGATCTACCAGCCCGGCAAGCCAATCGATGAGGTGAAGCGTGAACTGGGACTAACCGAAGTAATCAAGCTGGCTTCCAACGAAAATCCTTTTGGGTGCTCTCCCAAGGTAAAAGAAGCATTGGCAGCCGAATTGAATACATTGGCCGTCTATCCCGACGGAGGCAGCATGCAACTGCGCGAAGAATTGGCAGCCTTTTTGCAAGTCGATCCCAGTCAGCTGATATTCGGGAACGGCTCTGACGAGATCGTGCTGATGATCTCACGGGCCTACCTCAGCGAAGGAACCAATACGGTGATGGCCACACCTACGTTTTCGCAGTATCGTTCCAATGCCAAGATTGAAGGGGCGGAATTGATTGAAGTGCCGCTAAAAGACGGGGTTCACGACCTGGATGCGATGGCGGAAGCGATCAACAGTCAGACACGCGTGGTCTGGGTTTGCAATCCGAACAACCCTTCCGGTACGATTGTGACGGAATCGGAATTGTTGGCATTTCTGGATAAAGTACCGCGCGATGTGCTGGTAGTGATGGACGAGGCATATTACGAGTATGTGGTTGCCGAGGATTATCCGCAGACCATTCCGCTGCTTGACAAATATCCCAATCTTATTATTTTGCGTACTTTTTCCAAAATCTACGGTCTTGCTGCACTGCGGATCGGGTACGGAGTTGCTCATGCGAATATCGTAGGACATCTGAATCACGTGCGCGAACCGTTTAATACAAGTTCATTGGCACAAGCAGCCGCTCGAACAGCGCTGACAGACCAGGAATTCGTCCGCAGCTGTCGCGAGCAAAACCGGATCAACCTGAAGCGGATGACTGACAAGTTTGACGAACTGGGATTGGACTACTTCCCGACGCAGACCAACTTCGTCCTCGTCAACATGAAGGAGGACTCGGATGTCGTATTCCGCAAACTGCTGGCACAGGGCTTGATCGTCCGCTCCGGAAACGCACTTGGTTTTCCAGGCTACCAGCGCATTACGGTGGGTACGGCGGAACAGAACGATAAGCTGTTGACTGCAGTGGAAACAGTCGTACGGGAAGCTCTCAAACAGTAG
- a CDS encoding prephenate dehydrogenase codes for MKTTIAVLGVGLIGGSLSLALKSNSDHRLIGFDVREDYLDKALTRGIIHAGTTDLQTAVREADFIFLAAPVQQLYPLIDHLAELQLKAGAIVSDVGSTKQKIVQYGKRLSEKQITFIGGHPMAGSHKSGVEAANERLFENAYYVLTPTDDAAQADVDRLSSVLAATRAKVIVLDPVEHDRIVGAVSHFPHIIAAALVNQVSGFNETNSWYQRLAAGGFRDITRIASSNPQLWRDILLNNREHLLEISRNWRDGLDQVMHLVAQEDAQGIEQFFSSARDFREQLPERRKGAMEPLYDLYLDIPDHPGEIGRITTLLGAKQISITNIRIMENREDIMGVLRITFRSQEELEKGEELLRYFDYNVYRRD; via the coding sequence ATGAAAACGACAATTGCTGTGTTGGGGGTCGGGCTGATTGGTGGATCGCTCTCCTTGGCATTAAAGTCCAACTCCGACCATCGCTTGATTGGTTTTGACGTACGGGAGGACTATCTCGACAAAGCGTTGACCAGAGGGATTATCCACGCTGGTACAACCGACCTGCAGACTGCCGTACGGGAAGCGGATTTTATTTTTTTGGCTGCTCCGGTGCAACAACTCTATCCTCTGATTGACCATCTCGCAGAGCTGCAACTCAAAGCGGGTGCGATCGTCAGTGACGTGGGCAGCACGAAGCAGAAAATCGTGCAGTATGGCAAGCGGCTGTCGGAGAAACAGATTACGTTCATTGGCGGACACCCGATGGCTGGTTCTCACAAATCGGGGGTGGAAGCGGCAAACGAACGATTGTTCGAGAACGCGTACTACGTATTGACGCCAACAGATGATGCAGCACAAGCCGACGTGGATCGCTTGAGCAGCGTACTTGCCGCAACCCGGGCAAAAGTGATTGTTCTCGATCCGGTCGAACACGATCGGATCGTTGGTGCCGTGAGTCACTTCCCGCACATTATCGCCGCCGCATTGGTCAACCAGGTGAGCGGTTTCAATGAGACAAACAGCTGGTACCAGCGACTGGCCGCAGGCGGGTTTCGCGACATCACCCGGATCGCATCCAGTAATCCGCAGCTCTGGCGTGATATTCTCCTGAACAACCGGGAGCATCTGCTGGAGATTTCCCGAAACTGGCGGGATGGTCTTGATCAGGTGATGCACTTGGTGGCACAGGAAGATGCGCAAGGGATTGAACAGTTTTTCAGCTCGGCTCGCGATTTTCGTGAGCAGCTCCCTGAGCGGCGCAAGGGAGCGATGGAACCGCTCTACGATCTATACCTGGATATTCCCGACCATCCCGGTGAGATTGGGAGGATCACCACACTGCTCGGTGCCAAACAAATCAGCATCACTAACATTCGCATCATGGAAAATCGCGAGGACATCATGGGTGTGCTCAGGATCACCTTTCGCAGCCAAGAAGAGTTGGAAAAAGGAGAAGAACTGCTGCGCTATTTCGATTACAACGTGTACCGCAGAGACTAG
- the trpD gene encoding anthranilate phosphoribosyltransferase, translated as MITAALEKIIRKEDLDRATAREAMGAIMDGKATDAQIGAFLAALRAKGEQVEEIIGFAQAMRERAAAVPLEADELVDTCGTGGDGSHTFNISTAAAIVAASGGVKIAKHGNRAVSSRSGSADVLEALEIPISLTPEEAASCLKQTNLCFLFAPLYHQAMKHAAGPRRELAIRTVFNLLGPLTNPAGASRQLMGIYDRTLLRTVAEVLRELGVERALVVAGQDGLDELTVTGKSDVVELRDGQITQLEIAPEQFGLGRFRSEQLMGGDAAENARIIEGIFTGNSGAARDIVLLNAGAILYLTDRADSIADGVTLAAELVDSGEVSRKLQQIREVAGGIAHAS; from the coding sequence ATGATCACAGCAGCACTAGAGAAAATCATACGCAAAGAAGATCTGGATCGTGCCACAGCTCGTGAGGCAATGGGGGCGATCATGGATGGAAAAGCAACAGACGCCCAGATTGGGGCCTTTTTGGCAGCGCTGAGGGCAAAAGGAGAGCAAGTGGAGGAAATTATCGGGTTTGCCCAGGCGATGCGGGAAAGAGCGGCTGCTGTGCCGCTTGAGGCTGACGAGTTGGTCGATACCTGTGGTACCGGAGGGGATGGCAGCCATACGTTTAATATCTCCACGGCGGCGGCGATTGTAGCGGCAAGCGGCGGTGTCAAAATCGCCAAGCACGGCAATCGCGCTGTATCTAGCAGAAGCGGCAGCGCCGACGTACTGGAAGCGTTGGAGATCCCAATCTCGCTCACCCCGGAGGAAGCCGCTTCCTGTCTAAAACAGACCAATCTCTGCTTTTTGTTCGCCCCGTTATACCATCAGGCGATGAAGCACGCTGCCGGTCCTCGCCGGGAGCTTGCCATTCGTACCGTATTCAACCTGCTTGGTCCGCTTACGAATCCGGCTGGAGCCAGCCGTCAGTTGATGGGGATCTATGATCGGACGTTGTTGCGGACGGTTGCTGAAGTACTGCGTGAGCTAGGCGTCGAGCGCGCTTTGGTCGTGGCTGGTCAAGACGGACTGGATGAACTAACCGTAACCGGAAAGTCTGATGTGGTTGAACTGCGGGACGGTCAAATTACACAGTTGGAAATCGCACCGGAACAGTTTGGTTTGGGACGTTTCCGCAGTGAGCAGTTGATGGGCGGGGATGCAGCGGAAAACGCCAGGATTATCGAGGGCATCTTTACCGGGAACAGCGGTGCCGCCCGGGACATCGTACTGCTCAATGCCGGGGCGATTCTCTATCTCACTGATCGGGCGGACTCGATTGCGGATGGAGTAACACTGGCTGCAGAATTGGTAGACAGCGGCGAGGTCAGCCGGAAATTACAGCAGATTCGAGAGGTAGCAGGAGGGATCGCGCATGCTTCGTAA
- the trpB gene encoding tryptophan synthase subunit beta, whose product MTKMTAANQTVPDEKGRFGSFGGRYVPETLMNALNELEEAFEEARRDPQFLAQLNHLFSYYSGRPTPLYYAQRLSETLGGAQIYLKREDLNHTGAHKLNNALGQGLLAKRLGKKAIIAETGAGQHGVASATVAAKLGLSCKVFMGEEDIKRQELNVFRMKLLGAEVIPATSGTRTLKDATNEAIRYWVSHVEEAFYVIGSVIGPHPYPYMVREFQKIIGEETKEQAMDQIGRMPDEVIACVGGGSNAMGMFYPFIGENVRLRGVEAAGHGIDTKKHSAKLTLGTPGVIHGTLTYLLQDEYGQVQEAHSISAGLDYPGVGPEHAYLKEIGRVTYTAVTDEEALAALQLLSETEGIIPALESAHALADAIKIAPDMSSDKVIVVCLSGRGDKDVAAIQKYLQPKKGEEQR is encoded by the coding sequence ATGACCAAGATGACGGCAGCCAATCAGACGGTGCCTGACGAAAAAGGGAGATTTGGCTCGTTCGGTGGACGATATGTGCCGGAGACACTGATGAATGCGCTAAACGAACTGGAAGAGGCATTTGAGGAAGCACGCAGAGACCCTCAGTTTCTGGCCCAATTGAACCATCTATTTTCGTATTATAGCGGCAGGCCCACACCGCTCTATTATGCGCAGCGGCTGTCCGAGACGTTGGGGGGTGCCCAGATTTACCTGAAGCGAGAGGATCTGAACCATACCGGCGCGCACAAGCTGAACAATGCGTTGGGGCAAGGGTTGTTGGCCAAACGGCTTGGCAAGAAGGCGATCATCGCTGAAACAGGCGCCGGCCAGCACGGTGTTGCGAGCGCAACGGTAGCCGCCAAGCTTGGTCTCTCCTGCAAAGTGTTTATGGGAGAGGAAGACATCAAGCGGCAGGAGCTTAACGTGTTTCGGATGAAACTGTTGGGCGCCGAGGTCATCCCTGCTACTTCAGGTACACGCACATTGAAGGATGCGACCAATGAGGCGATCCGCTACTGGGTGTCCCACGTGGAGGAAGCCTTTTACGTCATCGGTTCGGTTATAGGGCCTCATCCATACCCATACATGGTACGAGAATTCCAAAAAATCATCGGGGAGGAAACCAAGGAACAGGCAATGGACCAAATCGGCCGTATGCCTGACGAAGTGATCGCCTGCGTCGGCGGCGGCAGCAACGCGATGGGGATGTTTTATCCGTTTATCGGAGAAAACGTGAGGCTGCGCGGTGTAGAGGCGGCAGGTCATGGGATCGATACCAAGAAGCACTCCGCTAAATTGACCCTGGGAACCCCGGGCGTGATCCATGGGACGCTAACCTATCTGCTGCAGGATGAATACGGCCAAGTCCAGGAAGCGCACTCCATTTCCGCAGGATTGGACTATCCTGGTGTCGGGCCGGAACACGCCTACCTGAAAGAGATTGGCCGTGTCACGTATACGGCTGTTACAGATGAAGAAGCATTGGCCGCTCTGCAGCTGCTCAGCGAGACGGAAGGTATCATTCCTGCTCTGGAGAGTGCCCACGCGTTGGCCGATGCGATCAAAATTGCCCCGGATATGAGCAGCGATAAGGTGATCGTGGTCTGTCTGTCCGGGCGCGGGGACAAGGATGTTGCGGCAATTCAGAAGTATCTGCAGCCAAAGAAGGGAGAGGAGCAGCGATGA